A genomic window from Enterococcus hirae ATCC 9790 includes:
- a CDS encoding conjugal transfer protein gives MRFIKIKKKQKQEVLKEKKEVSPKTARMIFLAVLACLVITAPMGFLMGRSANVKALSNQKELKQLENSIDNRTDQLNPFLAEQFMDDFVKTYMNKSDNEDEFDQRQEKLSQYMVDNLPTEEFTNVKQELLDYRLYDFEQESSSYIAKYTVKYKVSYPVEKERTVKKKSGKKETEEKEKYTETETKEETVLLNIPFVQKEGKSKVIALPYYSAIGDLNLEGVEGFNRNTDHLTKVSEKDSGKVMDFVKEFYEVYTSGDLKQATYMMDSPQVMEGEFEITDSSPEIYQDGKTYVVYDTINLREKGTKNEHKEQVVIKIEEKDGNFYVQEFNHDFGGENE, from the coding sequence ATGAGATTTATCAAAATCAAAAAGAAGCAAAAGCAAGAAGTCCTTAAAGAGAAAAAAGAAGTAAGCCCTAAAACCGCTAGAATGATCTTTTTAGCGGTTTTAGCTTGTTTGGTCATAACTGCCCCAATGGGATTTTTAATGGGTAGGAGCGCAAATGTGAAGGCTCTTAGTAATCAAAAAGAGTTAAAGCAGTTAGAAAATTCGATTGATAATCGTACCGATCAATTAAATCCTTTTTTGGCAGAACAATTTATGGATGATTTTGTAAAAACGTATATGAATAAATCGGACAATGAAGATGAATTTGATCAACGTCAAGAGAAATTAAGTCAGTATATGGTAGACAATCTACCAACTGAAGAATTTACAAATGTGAAGCAAGAATTGCTTGATTATCGTTTATACGATTTTGAACAGGAATCTTCGTCTTATATTGCTAAGTATACAGTGAAATATAAAGTGTCTTATCCAGTAGAAAAAGAACGTACAGTTAAGAAAAAATCTGGAAAAAAAGAAACTGAAGAAAAAGAAAAGTATACAGAAACGGAAACTAAAGAAGAAACAGTATTGTTGAATATTCCTTTTGTACAAAAAGAAGGAAAGTCAAAAGTGATTGCTTTACCTTATTATTCTGCTATTGGTGATCTCAATTTAGAGGGTGTCGAGGGATTCAATCGTAATACAGATCACTTAACGAAAGTTTCGGAAAAAGACAGCGGAAAAGTAATGGATTTTGTTAAAGAATTCTATGAGGTTTACACTTCTGGAGATTTAAAACAAGCAACGTATATGATGGATTCTCCACAAGTGATGGAAGGGGAATTTGAGATCACAGACTCAAGTCCTGAAATTTATCAAGACGGTAAAACGTACGTGGTTTATGACACGATCAATTTAAGAGAAAAAGGAACAAAAAATGAACATAAGGAACAAGTTGTAATCAAGATTGAAGAAAAAGATGGAAACTTTTATGTTCAAGAATTTAATCATGATTTTGGAGGAGAAAACGAATGA
- a CDS encoding ParA family protein encodes MAITLTVGNYKGGVGKTKNNILNAYELAKKGYKTLVVDLDPQANATTVLLRTKKLHSDEVFSFDKTLMTAIKEGDISDIETEIMPNLSLLPSYIDFANYSTFLDLTYGLVEETDPSFNKITTTKINHFKQLLTPLKAKYDYIFIDVPPTKSYITDSAVLASDYVLIVLQTQELSLDGAIEYLNDLQKLANEYNGNFEIVGVLPVLMDGNASLDNFVLENATQVFGEENIFNTKIPNMARLKRFDNTGITEYDRHDKKVIDLYNIVSDELLDRINYFEGEK; translated from the coding sequence ATGGCAATTACACTTACAGTAGGTAACTACAAAGGTGGCGTAGGGAAAACAAAAAACAATATTTTAAATGCTTACGAACTAGCTAAAAAAGGATACAAAACTTTAGTCGTAGATTTAGACCCTCAAGCAAATGCTACAACTGTTCTATTAAGAACTAAAAAGCTTCATAGTGACGAAGTTTTTAGCTTTGATAAAACTTTAATGACAGCAATCAAAGAAGGTGACATATCTGATATAGAAACAGAGATTATGCCTAACCTTTCTTTGTTACCTAGTTATATTGATTTTGCTAATTATAGTACATTCTTAGATTTAACTTATGGACTAGTAGAAGAAACTGATCCTAGTTTTAATAAGATCACTACTACTAAAATTAATCATTTTAAACAACTTCTTACACCACTAAAAGCAAAATATGATTATATTTTCATAGACGTTCCACCTACAAAATCATATATAACAGATAGTGCTGTATTAGCTTCAGATTACGTTTTAATTGTATTGCAAACACAAGAGTTATCACTAGACGGTGCAATTGAGTATTTAAATGATCTACAAAAACTAGCAAACGAGTATAACGGAAACTTTGAAATAGTCGGAGTTTTACCAGTTCTCATGGACGGAAATGCAAGCCTTGATAACTTTGTATTAGAAAATGCTACTCAAGTTTTTGGAGAAGAAAATATCTTCAATACAAAGATACCAAATATGGCACGTCTAAAACGTTTTGACAATACTGGAATTACTGAATATGATCGACATGATAAAAAAGTAATAGATTTATATAATATTGTTTCAGACGAATTATTAGATCGTATAAATTATTTTGAAGGAGAAAAATAA
- a CDS encoding TcpE family conjugal transfer membrane protein — MREEKQPIKQVFDYKEPFQAPYMVREITKKLRLRNAISGQTIFVFGFTALLCLVLFYPFLGFNQFYMMLSIAIPYGMVELFNRVEPDGKKVHVFLLDYLRFVMIYQIGKKVIQQTDLIKIRETKMIYKKEKIKELSVKDSRKGK, encoded by the coding sequence ATGAGGGAAGAAAAACAACCAATAAAACAAGTTTTTGATTATAAGGAGCCTTTTCAGGCTCCTTATATGGTTAGGGAAATTACGAAGAAATTACGTTTGAGAAATGCCATTTCAGGTCAGACTATTTTTGTTTTTGGTTTTACAGCCTTGTTATGTCTTGTCCTTTTTTATCCCTTTTTAGGATTCAATCAATTTTATATGATGTTGAGTATAGCGATTCCTTATGGAATGGTTGAATTGTTTAATCGTGTTGAGCCTGATGGAAAGAAAGTCCATGTTTTTTTACTCGATTACCTACGTTTTGTAATGATTTATCAAATAGGGAAAAAAGTGATCCAACAAACGGATTTAATCAAAATCAGAGAGACAAAGATGATCTATAAGAAAGAAAAAATAAAAGAGTTAAGTGTTAAAGACTCCAGAAAGGGGAAATAA
- a CDS encoding EF0163 family protein, with protein sequence MKKMIIVLVLLSIGGLLGAQYGTEKNRKIEEDYQQNISEVSKERDKYKLALDSMDQEEENNSTNENVNKERENNLSDFTDKLLNFDSIDDRNKAIRDYLTTNCIKEQGIDVEINADFDSTGTINGIYQDTADLEHYIILGKDNSRGAEHDVLIDVVFENNKIGNFKIQYMEMR encoded by the coding sequence ATGAAAAAAATGATTATAGTCTTAGTTTTGCTTAGTATTGGTGGTTTGCTAGGCGCTCAGTATGGCACAGAAAAAAATAGAAAGATAGAAGAAGATTATCAGCAAAATATTTCCGAGGTCAGTAAAGAAAGAGATAAATATAAGTTAGCTTTGGATAGTATGGATCAAGAAGAAGAAAACAATAGCACCAATGAGAACGTGAATAAAGAAAGAGAAAATAATTTATCTGATTTTACAGATAAGTTGTTAAATTTTGATTCAATTGATGATCGGAATAAGGCAATTAGAGATTATTTGACGACTAATTGTATCAAAGAACAAGGAATTGATGTAGAGATCAATGCAGATTTTGATAGTACTGGCACAATTAATGGTATTTATCAAGATACAGCTGATTTGGAACATTATATCATTCTTGGAAAAGATAATAGTCGAGGTGCAGAACATGATGTTTTGATCGATGTTGTATTTGAAAATAACAAGATTGGGAATTTTAAAATCCAATATATGGAAATGAGATAA
- a CDS encoding TcpD family membrane protein, with translation MKITKNLKTKILSGVMASPLLTSVSVFAEEQADPSAKSFTDYVLSDWVSPFFALVVAFLVIKLFIDQNWVKGALLLVGGAIVYFLIKDPQAFLDTLSTIPEKFGF, from the coding sequence ATGAAAATCACGAAAAATTTAAAAACAAAAATCTTATCTGGAGTAATGGCAAGTCCATTGCTAACTAGTGTGTCAGTTTTTGCTGAAGAACAAGCTGATCCTAGTGCAAAGAGTTTTACAGACTATGTATTATCGGATTGGGTTTCGCCTTTCTTTGCTCTGGTAGTTGCGTTTCTTGTTATTAAGTTATTTATAGATCAAAACTGGGTCAAAGGTGCTTTACTGCTTGTTGGTGGAGCGATCGTTTATTTCTTGATTAAAGACCCACAAGCTTTTTTAGATACGTTAAGTACTATTCCAGAAAAATTTGGATTTTAG
- a CDS encoding Y-family DNA polymerase has protein sequence MLDYSNEPINDYYLIDMKSFYASVECVERNLNPLTTALVVMSRADNTGSGLTLAASPTAKSKYGITNISRPRDLPYPLPKELHIVPPRMNLYIKKNMEVNSIFRQYVADEDLLIYSIDESILKVTKSMNLFTTQGTRSERRKQLARQIQLHVYRQTGLIATVGIGDNPLLAKLALDNEAKHNKGFMAEWTYQNVPEKIWSIKEMTDFWGIGSRMKKRLNHMGIMSIKDLAIWDPYSIKRQLGIIGLQLYFHANGIDRTDIAVPPEPTKEKSYGNSQVLPKDYTRKEEIEIVVKEMAEQVAVRIRQHNCKTGCVHLYIGTSILENKSGFSHQMKIPITDNTKELQYYCLYLFDKYYEGQEVRHVGVTYSKLVYTDSLQLNLFSDPQKQIDEENLDKIIDLIRRKYGFTSIVHASSLLEGARSITRSTLVGGHAGGNGGLNND, from the coding sequence ATGCTTGATTACTCAAATGAACCAATAAATGATTACTACTTGATTGATATGAAGTCGTTTTATGCGAGTGTTGAGTGTGTAGAAAGAAATTTAAATCCATTAACAACTGCTTTGGTTGTTATGAGTCGGGCGGACAATACTGGCTCAGGTCTCACTCTGGCAGCTTCACCAACTGCCAAAAGCAAATATGGAATCACGAATATTAGCAGACCTCGTGATCTACCCTACCCGTTACCAAAGGAGCTTCACATTGTTCCGCCAAGAATGAATTTATATATTAAAAAAAATATGGAGGTAAACAGTATTTTTCGGCAATACGTTGCAGATGAAGATTTGTTGATTTATTCAATCGATGAGTCGATTCTGAAGGTGACAAAGTCGATGAACCTATTTACTACACAAGGAACTAGAAGTGAGAGACGAAAACAATTAGCAAGACAGATACAGTTACACGTTTACCGTCAAACTGGTTTGATTGCCACAGTCGGTATCGGTGACAATCCACTTTTAGCTAAACTAGCCTTAGACAATGAAGCAAAGCATAATAAAGGATTTATGGCAGAATGGACGTATCAAAATGTGCCAGAAAAAATTTGGTCTATTAAAGAAATGACAGATTTCTGGGGCATTGGATCACGAATGAAAAAAAGGCTTAATCATATGGGAATTATGAGTATTAAAGACTTAGCAATTTGGGATCCATACTCTATCAAGCGTCAATTAGGCATTATTGGACTACAGCTCTATTTTCATGCAAATGGGATTGATCGGACAGATATAGCTGTACCACCAGAACCAACGAAGGAGAAATCTTATGGGAACTCACAGGTGTTACCAAAGGATTACACCAGAAAAGAAGAAATAGAGATCGTGGTTAAGGAAATGGCAGAACAAGTTGCTGTACGCATTCGTCAACATAACTGTAAGACTGGTTGTGTTCATTTATATATTGGTACGTCGATCCTAGAAAATAAGTCAGGATTTTCCCACCAAATGAAAATTCCTATAACGGATAATACAAAAGAGCTTCAGTACTACTGTTTGTATCTTTTTGATAAGTACTATGAAGGACAAGAGGTTCGACACGTCGGTGTGACATACAGTAAATTAGTTTATACGGATTCCCTTCAGTTAAATTTATTTAGTGATCCTCAAAAGCAGATTGATGAGGAAAATTTAGACAAGATTATTGATCTCATACGTCGAAAATATGGTTTTACGTCAATAGTTCATGCTTCTTCGCTTTTAGAAGGTGCAAGGAGTATAACCAGAAGTACATTGGTTGGTGGGCACGCAGGGGGCAACGGAGGTCTTAATAATGATTGA
- a CDS encoding putative holin-like toxin, translated as MSTFEAIQLMIAFATLVLLIIDHKDQKK; from the coding sequence GTGTCAACTTTTGAAGCAATTCAACTGATGATCGCTTTTGCGACGTTAGTTTTGCTGATTATTGACCATAAAGACCAAAAAAAATAA
- a CDS encoding ATP-binding protein: MVLSIPVAKIYKNFLVTKDNEVWAYYKVPLISITGQNREKQEKHKEVLNQFFQGLKRYKDIDISLEPVSFDLERRMEELSKDFSSKYSDLSKNISERTVQILERELGLLTNERLIVGVKLSEVFSSETLKEKSLELMDQVVSRTLSLFHYQLEVDQAFFERFGMLEEMLFQRFGAVQGVRLSEQELIHHVHYPFVRGLKSALSHEPLNFNDTYSLTDTIINPHDNQGILELVTREGKSYIAILPIHKFMKNMRFNHVIERVQELPFPVEFQFKGRFVPLKGTNGLQGKSNRANKRLKNFARESQQTGDSEGKKGRFNRYILMDLDEKIEERIPIIKWQAAFVVFGSSVKQCRKRSAQLIDYCEALKVEVVNGLADQDKLFHYFLAGQKSSLFKSWVHYTTAEGIAEMMVGTNNRIGDQVGFPIGRVSTMSNVAGLKPEQIARACRKVVMFNPRLANQADIAGKASSSPHIAITGPTGGGKSFLAKLIFFYCSLLKGKGLYIDPKSEYKEWLIKVEQDPYYQKNYPLFVSYIRSFNFVTLNPDNHENHGVLDPMNYLSGANVQDTLETIFEQIYDFTDREDARTDMLRGIKQIVADKSEGKQVGLMSVLDYMLNCENQETKKSGRAIYERVEGSILELAFSRGESEGLNLNSKITILEVAGLDMPTAKENPRNYTSSQRKSVALMMCLGKFCEQFGSNRSENTFVLFDEAWIFSSSEGGRKIIKSMRRIGRSYNNMMVLITQMIQDTKTEDDSGNFGRIFAFDNPDEREDILRHMGLEVTDMNIDWLKKTPQYHCLYLDIYGRVNRMLVYCPFEEVLESLKTVNKNASGSAEEMFIS; this comes from the coding sequence ATGGTTTTAAGTATTCCAGTAGCTAAAATATATAAAAATTTCTTGGTAACAAAAGATAATGAAGTTTGGGCATATTATAAAGTACCACTCATTTCGATCACAGGGCAAAATAGAGAGAAACAAGAGAAGCATAAAGAGGTTTTAAATCAATTTTTTCAGGGTCTAAAAAGGTACAAAGATATTGATATTTCTTTGGAGCCTGTTTCTTTTGATTTAGAGCGAAGAATGGAAGAACTAAGTAAAGATTTTTCTTCTAAATACAGTGATTTATCTAAAAATATTAGTGAACGGACGGTACAGATTTTAGAACGTGAATTAGGTTTATTAACAAATGAGCGTTTGATTGTAGGTGTGAAGCTAAGTGAAGTTTTTTCTTCTGAGACTTTAAAGGAAAAATCGCTGGAATTGATGGATCAAGTTGTTTCACGTACGTTGTCTTTATTTCACTATCAGTTAGAAGTGGATCAAGCATTTTTTGAACGATTTGGTATGTTAGAGGAAATGTTATTCCAACGTTTTGGAGCAGTGCAAGGTGTACGTTTAAGTGAGCAAGAATTAATTCACCACGTTCATTATCCCTTTGTACGAGGGTTAAAAAGTGCCTTATCACATGAGCCTTTAAATTTTAATGATACCTATTCATTGACGGATACAATTATCAATCCACATGATAATCAAGGCATTTTAGAGTTAGTAACAAGAGAAGGAAAAAGTTATATTGCTATTTTACCAATTCATAAGTTCATGAAAAATATGCGATTCAATCATGTAATCGAGCGTGTTCAGGAGTTGCCGTTTCCTGTAGAGTTTCAATTTAAAGGGCGATTTGTTCCGCTAAAAGGAACAAATGGCTTGCAGGGAAAATCGAATCGTGCAAATAAACGATTAAAGAATTTTGCCAGAGAGTCCCAGCAAACGGGAGATTCTGAAGGCAAAAAAGGTCGTTTCAATCGGTATATTTTAATGGATTTAGATGAAAAGATTGAAGAACGTATCCCCATTATCAAATGGCAAGCTGCGTTTGTTGTATTTGGTTCTAGTGTAAAGCAATGTCGCAAACGTTCTGCCCAGTTGATTGATTATTGTGAGGCTTTGAAGGTAGAAGTCGTAAACGGACTAGCGGATCAAGATAAATTATTTCACTACTTTTTAGCTGGGCAAAAATCAAGCTTATTCAAAAGCTGGGTACATTATACGACTGCTGAAGGAATTGCAGAAATGATGGTCGGAACAAATAATCGGATTGGAGACCAAGTGGGATTTCCGATTGGTCGAGTGTCTACGATGAGTAATGTTGCTGGTTTAAAGCCTGAACAGATCGCTCGAGCCTGTAGAAAAGTTGTGATGTTTAATCCAAGACTAGCAAACCAAGCAGATATTGCTGGTAAAGCTTCTAGTTCGCCCCATATTGCGATTACAGGTCCAACTGGTGGCGGTAAATCATTTTTAGCGAAGTTGATATTCTTTTATTGTAGCTTGCTGAAAGGGAAGGGATTATATATTGATCCGAAGTCGGAATACAAAGAATGGCTGATAAAAGTTGAACAAGACCCTTATTATCAAAAAAATTATCCCTTGTTTGTTTCGTATATTCGTTCGTTTAACTTTGTTACTTTGAATCCTGATAACCATGAAAATCATGGTGTGCTTGATCCAATGAATTATTTGAGTGGTGCAAATGTTCAAGATACGTTAGAAACTATTTTTGAGCAGATTTATGATTTTACAGATCGTGAAGACGCTCGGACAGATATGTTGCGAGGAATTAAGCAAATAGTTGCGGATAAGTCAGAAGGCAAACAAGTTGGTTTAATGAGCGTACTTGACTATATGCTTAATTGTGAGAACCAAGAGACGAAAAAGTCAGGTCGTGCAATTTATGAACGTGTCGAAGGTTCGATTTTGGAATTAGCATTTTCGCGTGGTGAAAGTGAAGGTCTGAATCTTAACTCTAAAATAACTATTTTAGAGGTTGCGGGGTTAGATATGCCAACTGCAAAGGAAAATCCTAGAAATTATACCTCTAGTCAGCGTAAGTCGGTGGCATTGATGATGTGTTTAGGGAAGTTCTGTGAACAATTTGGTAGTAACCGGTCTGAAAATACGTTTGTTTTGTTTGATGAAGCTTGGATTTTTAGTAGTTCAGAAGGTGGTCGTAAAATTATTAAATCCATGCGAAGAATCGGACGTTCTTATAATAATATGATGGTACTAATTACACAAATGATACAGGACACCAAAACTGAAGATGATTCAGGTAACTTTGGACGTATCTTTGCTTTTGATAATCCAGATGAGCGTGAGGATATCTTACGTCATATGGGGTTAGAGGTTACAGATATGAATATTGATTGGTTGAAAAAAACACCGCAATACCATTGCCTTTATTTAGATATTTATGGAAGAGTGAATCGAATGTTGGTTTATTGTCCGTTTGAAGAAGTATTGGAAAGCTTAAAAACTGTCAATAAAAATGCTAGTGGTAGCGCAGAAGAAATGTTTATTTCTTAG
- a CDS encoding type II toxin-antitoxin system RelE/ParE family toxin, with amino-acid sequence MGYEIVPSKHVIKYLKKIKEKPLKEKFLNMIYDEIAVDPYSGSQKTGDLSGIWSKGFNYAGTTYRIAYEIEENMVIPVLLCGTHENFYEQLKNIN; translated from the coding sequence TTGGGTTATGAGATCGTTCCTTCAAAACATGTAATTAAGTATCTAAAAAAGATAAAAGAAAAACCTTTAAAAGAGAAATTTTTAAATATGATTTATGATGAGATTGCAGTTGATCCATATTCAGGAAGTCAAAAGACTGGGGATTTATCAGGTATTTGGTCTAAGGGATTTAACTACGCAGGAACTACTTATAGAATTGCTTATGAAATTGAAGAAAATATGGTTATTCCTGTATTGTTATGTGGAACACATGAAAATTTCTATGAGCAGTTAAAGAATATCAACTGA
- a CDS encoding helix-turn-helix domain-containing protein, which produces MDCEEEKLKSKYFSKKLRKLRLEHGFVIEEVALLLGVSGNTIRNYETNNGKPSIDRLIKLANVFNVSLDYFFTE; this is translated from the coding sequence TTGGATTGTGAAGAAGAAAAGCTGAAATCGAAGTATTTCTCAAAAAAATTAAGAAAATTACGTTTAGAGCATGGTTTTGTCATAGAAGAAGTAGCGTTGTTACTTGGTGTATCTGGTAATACTATTCGCAATTATGAAACGAATAATGGAAAGCCTTCGATTGATCGTTTAATAAAGTTAGCAAATGTTTTTAATGTTTCTCTGGATTATTTTTTTACAGAATAA
- a CDS encoding class A sortase, whose protein sequence is MKSINKKKIGIGAISILLIAFIFIGFCLKNSNQQNSTTTSETSLKDECTKASKQSNVACDSQVDKNTKGTENSANSQGDNQLNNEDFSTMERPTIQEINEAQKHSEKMKDQFIGEIEIPSINLKLNILEGTTYQKMLYGATTLLPNSIMGRGNYALASHNMGVEGQMFTSIHKLQKGADIILRDQNGESYRYKVVSNDVVDYKNTDKLNLTKKPTVTLVTCQSVQTTDNRVVVQAELVQS, encoded by the coding sequence ATGAAATCAATAAATAAGAAAAAAATAGGTATTGGAGCAATAAGCATTTTGCTTATTGCTTTTATCTTTATAGGCTTTTGTTTGAAGAATAGTAATCAACAAAATTCTACAACTACAAGCGAAACTTCTTTAAAAGATGAATGCACCAAAGCTTCTAAACAATCGAATGTCGCGTGTGATAGTCAGGTTGATAAAAATACAAAAGGCACAGAAAACAGTGCAAATTCTCAAGGAGATAATCAACTAAATAATGAAGATTTCTCAACAATGGAGAGACCTACAATTCAAGAAATTAACGAAGCTCAGAAGCATAGCGAAAAAATGAAGGATCAATTTATTGGAGAAATTGAGATCCCGTCGATCAATTTAAAGTTAAATATTTTAGAAGGAACGACTTATCAAAAAATGTTGTATGGTGCGACAACGTTGTTACCAAATTCGATTATGGGTCGTGGAAATTATGCTCTAGCAAGCCATAATATGGGCGTTGAAGGGCAAATGTTCACGTCTATTCATAAGTTGCAAAAGGGCGCTGATATCATATTGAGAGATCAAAATGGGGAATCTTATCGTTATAAAGTGGTTTCAAATGATGTAGTTGACTATAAAAACACTGATAAGTTGAATTTAACTAAAAAGCCAACTGTCACATTAGTTACGTGTCAATCTGTTCAAACAACGGATAATCGTGTCGTTGTGCAAGCAGAGTTGGTGCAAAGCTAA
- a CDS encoding AbrB family transcriptional regulator gives MITKTRKQGNSIMLTVPKDFNVPNGVEVEAKLVENGILYEFVEPQKEFFDFSEDILSDIIAEGYDKDKILVEFKNRKNNLVSSFRNIATDTLTNSNAMTKEELAKEIGL, from the coding sequence ATGATTACAAAAACAAGAAAACAAGGTAATTCTATTATGTTGACAGTTCCTAAAGACTTTAATGTTCCGAATGGAGTAGAAGTTGAGGCAAAACTTGTAGAAAATGGCATTCTTTATGAATTTGTTGAACCACAAAAGGAATTCTTTGATTTTAGTGAAGATATTTTGTCTGATATAATCGCTGAAGGCTACGATAAAGATAAAATCCTTGTAGAGTTTAAGAATAGAAAAAACAATTTGGTCTCTTCTTTTAGAAATATTGCTACAGATACACTTACTAATTCTAATGCTATGACTAAAGAGGAGCTGGCAAAAGAAATTGGGTTATGA
- a CDS encoding glucosaminidase domain-containing protein, whose protein sequence is MFSTNEVSEGTGEEGVYTGVFTEDLPSFPEIKGTGNIPDDVAQMAVGSAVKYHLLPSVIISQWAYESEWGHSPSAKNDNNFFGITWFEGCPFPKGSARGTGGSEGGNYMKFPNKKSAFSYYGYMVASQSNFNACVGNKSPSECLLILGRGGYASAGITESSPYFTGCMSIIQSNNLTQYDDFAIQKWKDFGSNIGGSVGGGWGWPFPEAGQGSFTGGQLFGKNAGGEFRENGFHDGLDFGSVDHPGSEIHAIHGGTVTYVGNPNIAGLGACVIVINDSGLNMVYQEFATSTSNAKVKVGDKVKLGDVIGTRDTEHLHLGITKKDWLQAQSSAFTDDGTWLDPLKVITTGKY, encoded by the coding sequence GTGTTTAGTACAAATGAAGTAAGTGAGGGGACAGGAGAAGAAGGAGTGTATACAGGTGTTTTTACAGAGGATTTACCTTCATTTCCAGAAATAAAGGGTACAGGGAATATTCCAGATGATGTGGCACAAATGGCTGTAGGATCGGCTGTAAAGTATCACCTATTGCCAAGTGTCATTATTAGCCAGTGGGCGTATGAGAGTGAGTGGGGACATTCGCCGTCTGCAAAGAATGATAATAATTTTTTTGGGATCACATGGTTTGAAGGCTGTCCGTTTCCTAAAGGCTCCGCTCGAGGGACAGGCGGTTCAGAAGGTGGAAATTATATGAAATTTCCGAATAAAAAATCAGCCTTTAGCTATTATGGATACATGGTGGCTTCACAATCGAATTTTAATGCATGTGTAGGGAATAAAAGTCCTAGTGAATGCTTATTGATACTAGGAAGAGGCGGGTATGCTTCAGCTGGTATTACAGAAAGTAGCCCTTATTTTACAGGCTGTATGTCAATCATTCAATCGAATAATCTGACACAATATGATGATTTTGCGATCCAAAAATGGAAAGATTTTGGGAGTAATATAGGTGGTTCAGTTGGTGGTGGCTGGGGCTGGCCGTTCCCTGAAGCTGGGCAAGGTTCTTTTACAGGCGGTCAATTATTTGGAAAAAATGCAGGCGGAGAATTTCGTGAGAACGGCTTTCATGATGGATTAGACTTTGGCTCTGTCGATCACCCGGGAAGTGAAATTCATGCGATACATGGTGGTACAGTGACGTATGTAGGTAATCCTAATATTGCTGGGCTAGGAGCGTGTGTCATTGTGATTAATGATAGTGGGTTAAATATGGTTTATCAGGAATTTGCGACTAGTACCAGCAATGCAAAAGTAAAAGTAGGCGATAAGGTGAAATTAGGAGACGTAATCGGTACACGTGATACGGAACATTTACATTTAGGGATTACGAAGAAAGACTGGTTACAAGCGCAATCAAGTGCATTTACTGATGATGGAACGTGGCTTGATCCACTTAAAGTGATTACAACTGGAAAATATTGA